One genomic segment of Sander lucioperca isolate FBNREF2018 chromosome 10, SLUC_FBN_1.2, whole genome shotgun sequence includes these proteins:
- the LOC116036132 gene encoding macrophage mannose receptor 1-like: MDCVTQILLFLGFSLHSCSHFPPRKYYYVNLAKNWTDAQLYCRGKYSDLATIVSMDDISRLQPAFTYSWAWFGLTDDPKSWRDSMGNDSNSWRSSATGETSKTGYQNWAVSEPSSTNGNEDCVEMYPNGQWNDAPCGALNSFVCYNVTNQNTKTYVFISTLKTWTNARDYCRQHYTDLPMIENNVENNAVYSAKPATAQLWIGLYRVPWTWSDKTQSSFTQWRSSSPNNNGGNQFCNTENPLHEWDDDTCSIKYPFICHQVSKVKTTVRMKFKTRADITDPATNSQILQQLDAELKRRGWTDFKLQWKIQPKKQEEEKLTEPTFG, translated from the exons ATGGATTGCGTGACTCAGATTCTGCTCTTCCTTG GATTCAGCCTCCACTCTTGCTCTCACTTTCCCCCCCGTAAGTACTACTATGTTAACTTGGCAAAGAACTGGACCGATGCTCAGCTTTACTGCAGAGGGAAATACTCTGACCTGGCGACCATTGTAAGCATGGATGACATAAGCAGGCTACAACCTGCTTTCACCTATTCATGGGCATGGTTCGGACTGACAGATGAcccaaaatcctggagggataGCATGGGCAATGACTCCAACTCCTGGAGATCATCAGCGACTGGTGAAACGAGCAAAACTGGTTACCAGAACTGGGCTGTAAGCGAACCATCAAGCACAAATGGAAATGAAGACTGTGTGGAAATGTACCCTAATGGACAATGGAATGATGCGCCCTGTGGAGCACTCAACAGTTTTGTTTGTTACAATG TTACAAACCAAAACACGAAAACCTACGTGTTCATCTCAACTTTGAAAACGTGGACCAACGCCCGTGACTACTGCAGACAACACTACACAGACTTACCGATGATCGAGAACAATGTAGAAAACAATGCGGTCTATTCTGCAAAACCAGCCACTGCTCAACTTTGGATTGGTTTGTACCGAGTGCCGTGGACGTGGTCCGACAAAACCCAAAGCTCCTTCACACAGTGGCGAAGTAGTAGCCCAAATAACAATGGTGGTAACCAGTTCTGTAACACTGAGAATCCTCTCCATGAATGGGACGATGACACCTGTTCAATCAAGTATCCTTTCATTTGTCATCAAG TTTCAAAAGTGAAGACCACTGTGAGGATGAAGTTCAAGACTAGAGCTGACATAACAGATCCAGCTACTAACTCCCAGATCCTCCAACAG CTGGATGCAGAGCTAAAAAGACGTGGATGGACTGACTTCAAGCTGCAATGGAAGATTCAGCCCAAAAAACAGGAGGAAGAGAAACTCACAGAACCTACATTTGGTTAA